A part of Aquibium oceanicum genomic DNA contains:
- a CDS encoding ABC transporter ATP-binding protein — MTHIELRGVQKWFGSVQVIKDMNLVIAANEFIVMLGQSGCGKTTTLRAIAGLETIDEGDILIDGKPVQHLKASDRDIAMVFQSFSLYPHMTVYENIAFPLRATGMSRADIDTSVREVARVLRITDLLERKPSALSGGDMQRVAIGRALVRKPKAMLMDEPIGALDAKLREQMRAEIKRLHVKQGSTTVYVTHDQVEAMSLADRIVIMHEGVLQQVGTPDEVYTRPENLFVAQFVGSPVMNVSEATVAEGEGAVRVHYDPADSGFEFPRELLGKLNGHGSGGLSLGIRPEGVLVSREPQAGYVPVEAHIIEPLGSHDIVDLKVGEGMLRARTVAGYVPRAGEIVHARIDPSQAHFFDTGSGKSLGIRL; from the coding sequence ATGACGCATATCGAGCTTCGCGGCGTGCAGAAATGGTTCGGCAGCGTCCAGGTCATCAAGGACATGAACCTGGTGATCGCCGCCAACGAGTTCATCGTCATGCTGGGCCAGTCCGGCTGCGGCAAGACCACGACGCTGCGCGCCATCGCCGGCTTGGAGACGATCGACGAGGGCGACATCCTGATCGACGGCAAGCCGGTCCAGCACCTGAAGGCCTCCGACCGCGACATCGCGATGGTGTTCCAGTCCTTCTCGCTCTACCCGCACATGACCGTCTACGAGAACATCGCGTTCCCGCTGCGGGCCACGGGGATGAGCCGGGCCGACATCGACACATCGGTGCGCGAGGTCGCGCGCGTGTTGCGCATCACCGATCTCCTGGAGCGAAAGCCGTCGGCGCTGTCAGGCGGCGACATGCAGCGCGTCGCCATCGGCCGCGCGCTGGTGCGCAAGCCGAAGGCGATGCTGATGGACGAGCCGATCGGCGCGCTCGATGCCAAGCTGCGCGAGCAGATGCGCGCCGAGATCAAGCGCCTGCACGTGAAGCAGGGCTCCACCACCGTATACGTCACGCATGACCAGGTGGAGGCGATGAGCCTGGCGGACCGCATCGTCATCATGCACGAGGGCGTGCTGCAGCAGGTCGGAACACCCGACGAGGTCTACACCCGCCCGGAGAACCTCTTCGTCGCCCAGTTCGTCGGAAGCCCGGTCATGAACGTGTCCGAAGCCACCGTCGCCGAGGGCGAAGGAGCAGTTCGGGTGCACTATGATCCGGCCGATTCCGGCTTCGAGTTTCCCCGGGAACTGCTCGGCAAACTGAACGGCCACGGCTCGGGCGGCCTGTCGCTCGGTATCCGCCCGGAAGGGGTCCTCGTTTCGCGCGAGCCGCAGGCTGGCTACGTCCCGGTCGAGGCGCACATCATCGAGCCGCTGGGGTCGCATGACATCGTCGATCTCAAGGTCGGTGAGGGAATGCTGCGCGCTCGAACGGTCGCGGGATACGTCCCGCGTGCCGGCGAGATCGTGCACGCCCGCATCGACCCGTCGCAAGCGCACTTCTTCGACACCGGCAGCGGCAAGTCGCTGGGAATCAGGCTCTGA
- a CDS encoding carbohydrate ABC transporter permease produces MAAVKTSSEVALNRMAVVAVLVITIIFLAPIYWITATAFKPRNLATTIPPTVVFEPEISPFVKLFLRRSQLREQPTAEEYAEAPWWERLVFDGGEKIVRDGQGNVQLSGYPSRFMNSLIVAISSTVLAVGMGTLTAYGFSRFKVAGEQDWLFFILSTRMLPPVVVAIPMFLMYRWFGLNDTHLGLIILYTAFNLSFSVWLMKGFIDEIPKEYEEAALVDGYTRMEAFFKIVLPEAATGIAATAVFCFLIAWNEYAFALIMTRRDAQTAPPFIPSQVGSGLPDWTVIAAGTFLFLIPVAIFTFLLRNHLLRGMSFGAIRK; encoded by the coding sequence GTGGCTGCCGTCAAGACAAGCTCCGAGGTCGCGCTCAACCGGATGGCGGTCGTCGCCGTCCTGGTCATCACGATCATTTTCCTGGCGCCGATCTACTGGATCACTGCGACGGCCTTCAAGCCGCGCAACCTCGCCACGACGATCCCGCCGACGGTCGTCTTCGAGCCGGAGATCTCGCCCTTCGTGAAGCTGTTCCTGCGCCGCTCGCAGCTGCGCGAGCAGCCGACGGCGGAGGAGTATGCGGAAGCGCCGTGGTGGGAACGCCTCGTCTTCGACGGTGGCGAAAAGATCGTGCGTGACGGCCAGGGCAACGTGCAGCTCTCCGGCTATCCCAGCCGCTTCATGAATTCGCTGATCGTGGCGATCAGTTCGACCGTTCTGGCGGTCGGCATGGGCACGCTGACGGCCTACGGCTTCTCGCGCTTCAAGGTCGCGGGCGAACAGGACTGGCTGTTCTTCATCCTGTCGACACGCATGCTGCCGCCCGTGGTGGTGGCGATCCCGATGTTCCTGATGTACCGCTGGTTCGGGTTGAACGACACGCATCTCGGGCTGATCATCCTCTACACCGCGTTCAACCTGTCCTTCTCCGTCTGGCTGATGAAGGGTTTCATCGACGAGATTCCGAAGGAATACGAGGAGGCGGCGCTCGTCGACGGCTACACGCGCATGGAAGCCTTCTTCAAGATCGTACTTCCGGAAGCCGCGACCGGCATCGCCGCTACCGCGGTGTTCTGCTTCCTGATCGCGTGGAACGAATATGCCTTCGCGCTGATCATGACGCGCCGCGACGCGCAGACCGCGCCGCCCTTCATTCCGAGCCAGGTGGGGTCGGGACTTCCCGACTGGACGGTGATCGCGGCCGGAACCTTCCTGTTCCTGATTCCGGTGGCCATCTTCACCTTCCTCCTGCGCAATCACCTCCTGAGAGGCATGAGCTTCGGAGCGATCCGCAAATGA
- a CDS encoding carbohydrate ABC transporter permease: MATLAMTTLDPQSRAARRGWSDLTIRNAFIIPTIVFLIVFNIFPLLYSLGYSFTDFRASTNAPANFVGLANYRALLNDPFIWSNFAITAKYVIVSVTGQVVVGFGVAMLLNRTIPFKGLITTLLLLPMMLSMAVVGLFWKLLYDPSFGIINYALGLGRFEWLSDPDMALYAVAITDIWMWSPFVMLLSLAGLSAVPKHLYEAAAIDRAGTFYTFFRITLPLVAPILMIAIIFRTMEAFKTFDLAFILTSQPNAELISIRLYKMAFQEWQTGMSSALAYIMLIMVVGITNIYVKYLNKVKER, from the coding sequence TTGGCCACCTTGGCGATGACAACGCTGGATCCCCAATCGCGCGCAGCGCGCCGCGGATGGAGCGATCTGACGATCCGCAATGCCTTCATCATTCCGACGATCGTGTTCCTGATCGTCTTCAACATCTTTCCGCTGCTCTATTCGCTCGGCTACTCCTTCACGGATTTCCGCGCCTCGACCAATGCGCCTGCAAACTTCGTCGGACTGGCGAACTACCGGGCGCTGCTGAACGACCCGTTCATCTGGTCAAACTTCGCCATCACGGCGAAATACGTCATCGTCTCGGTGACCGGCCAGGTGGTGGTCGGCTTCGGCGTGGCGATGCTGCTCAACCGCACCATACCTTTCAAGGGACTGATCACGACGCTTCTCCTGCTGCCGATGATGTTGTCGATGGCGGTGGTCGGTCTGTTCTGGAAGCTGCTCTACGATCCGTCCTTCGGCATCATCAACTATGCGCTCGGGCTCGGCCGCTTCGAATGGCTGTCCGATCCCGACATGGCGCTCTACGCGGTGGCCATTACCGACATCTGGATGTGGTCGCCCTTCGTGATGCTGCTGTCGCTGGCCGGCCTGTCGGCGGTGCCGAAGCACCTCTACGAGGCCGCCGCGATCGACCGCGCGGGGACCTTCTACACCTTCTTCCGCATCACGCTGCCGCTGGTGGCGCCGATCCTGATGATCGCGATCATCTTCCGCACCATGGAGGCGTTCAAGACTTTCGATCTCGCCTTCATCCTCACCAGCCAGCCGAACGCCGAGCTGATCTCGATCCGCCTCTACAAGATGGCGTTCCAGGAGTGGCAGACCGGCATGTCCAGCGCGCTCGCCTACATCATGCTCATCATGGTGGTCGGCATCACCAACATCTACGTCAAGTACCTGAACAAGGTGAAGGAGCGCTAA
- a CDS encoding ABC transporter substrate-binding protein: MRIKVAGLVAGLAASLAYSTSAFAQELTIFWAEWDPANYLQELVNEYEAETGVRVTVETTPWQDFQTKTFTELNARGSAYDMVVGDSQWLGAASEAGHYVDLTEFFTKHNLGEVMAPATVKYYAEYPSNSGKYWSIPAEGDAVGWSYRKDWFEDPKEMEAFKAKYGYDLAPPKTWAEMRDIAEFFHRPDENRYGIAIYTDNSYDGLVMGVENAIFSYGGELGNYETYEVDGIINSEENVKALEMYRELYGFTPPGWAKTFFVENNQAITENLAAMSMNYFAFFPALVNEASNPNAKSTGFFANPAGPGGAQFAALGGQGISVISYSENQEEAMKFLEWFIKDETQKRWAELGGYTASAAVLESDEFQNATPYNKAFYETMFKVKDFWATPEYAELLIQMNQRIYPYVTAGEGSAKEALDALAADWKATFEKYDRYKQ, from the coding sequence ATGCGCATTAAAGTCGCCGGCTTGGTGGCCGGTTTAGCAGCTTCGCTTGCCTATTCGACGTCCGCATTCGCCCAGGAACTTACGATCTTCTGGGCCGAATGGGATCCCGCGAACTACCTGCAGGAACTCGTCAACGAATACGAAGCCGAGACGGGCGTCCGCGTCACGGTCGAGACGACGCCATGGCAGGATTTCCAGACCAAGACCTTCACCGAGCTGAACGCCCGCGGCTCCGCCTACGATATGGTCGTCGGCGATTCGCAGTGGCTCGGCGCCGCCTCGGAAGCAGGTCACTATGTCGATCTGACCGAGTTCTTCACCAAGCACAATCTGGGGGAAGTCATGGCCCCGGCGACGGTGAAATACTACGCCGAGTATCCGTCCAACTCCGGCAAGTACTGGTCCATTCCCGCTGAGGGCGATGCGGTGGGCTGGTCCTACCGCAAGGACTGGTTCGAGGACCCCAAGGAGATGGAGGCGTTCAAGGCCAAGTACGGCTACGATCTCGCTCCGCCGAAGACCTGGGCCGAGATGCGCGACATCGCCGAGTTCTTCCACCGCCCCGACGAGAACCGCTACGGCATCGCGATCTACACCGACAACTCCTATGACGGCCTCGTCATGGGCGTCGAGAACGCGATCTTCTCCTATGGCGGTGAGCTGGGGAACTACGAGACCTACGAGGTCGACGGCATCATCAATTCGGAAGAGAACGTCAAGGCGCTCGAGATGTATCGCGAGCTCTACGGCTTCACGCCTCCGGGATGGGCCAAGACCTTCTTCGTCGAGAACAACCAGGCGATCACCGAGAACCTGGCGGCGATGAGCATGAACTACTTCGCCTTCTTCCCCGCGCTGGTGAACGAGGCGTCGAACCCCAACGCCAAGAGCACCGGCTTCTTCGCCAATCCGGCCGGTCCGGGCGGCGCGCAGTTCGCTGCACTCGGCGGGCAGGGCATTTCCGTCATCTCCTATTCCGAGAATCAGGAAGAGGCGATGAAGTTCCTGGAATGGTTCATCAAGGACGAGACCCAGAAGCGCTGGGCCGAACTCGGCGGGTACACCGCAAGCGCGGCCGTCCTGGAATCGGACGAGTTCCAGAATGCAACACCGTATAACAAGGCCTTCTACGAGACCATGTTCAAGGTGAAGGACTTCTGGGCGACGCCGGAATACGCCGAACTGCTGATCCAGATGAACCAGCGGATCTATCCGTACGTCACGGCCGGCGAAGGCTCCGCCAAGGAGGCGCTGGACGCGCTCGCCGCCGACTGGAAGGCGACTTTCGAGAAGTACGACCGCTACAAGCAGTAG
- a CDS encoding TetR/AcrR family transcriptional regulator, producing MDVSRQSIDQESDLERGPRARTRRLMLETATRLMQSGVTPSVSEVAEAAEVSRATAYRYFPSQSALVHAVVDEALGPILEWESSATDVGARVEDLFRTSLPRMDDFEATFKAALKLSLEQWAKRQSGSLGDEAQFTRGHRIDLLEDALRPLRGTIPKDEFRRLAQALSLVFGVEALVVLKDIWGLDAERTQAVALWAAGALVRSVLKDRAGLETGLGGAESG from the coding sequence ATGGATGTCTCACGTCAATCGATCGATCAGGAAAGCGATCTGGAGCGCGGGCCCCGCGCGCGGACCCGTCGGCTGATGCTTGAGACGGCCACGCGGCTGATGCAGTCGGGGGTGACGCCCTCGGTCAGCGAAGTCGCCGAAGCGGCGGAAGTCTCGCGGGCGACCGCCTATCGCTATTTCCCGAGCCAGTCCGCCCTGGTCCACGCCGTCGTGGACGAGGCGCTGGGGCCAATCCTGGAGTGGGAGAGTTCGGCCACCGACGTCGGCGCTCGCGTCGAAGACCTCTTCCGCACCTCGCTGCCGCGCATGGACGACTTCGAGGCCACGTTCAAGGCGGCGCTGAAGCTGTCGCTGGAACAGTGGGCGAAGCGCCAATCGGGATCGCTGGGTGACGAGGCGCAGTTCACGCGCGGCCATCGCATCGACCTCCTGGAGGATGCCTTGCGGCCGCTGCGCGGGACGATCCCCAAGGACGAGTTTCGCCGGCTTGCGCAGGCGCTTTCCCTCGTCTTCGGGGTAGAGGCGCTGGTGGTGCTGAAGGACATCTGGGGGCTCGACGCGGAGCGCACGCAGGCAGTGGCGCTGTGGGCTGCGGGCGCGCTGGTGCGCTCTGTCCTGAAGGACCGGGCGGGCCTGGAAACCGGGTTGGGCGGCGCGGAATCTGGTTAG
- a CDS encoding Tm-1-like ATP-binding domain-containing protein, protein MKRVYVVGTADTKGEELDYLAGLIEAAGAVATRVDVGTREAKTRADISPDQIAAFHPEGAGTVLGLDDRGQAVAAMGKAFAAFIRSRDDIAGIVGIGGGGGTSIITAGMRELPYGIPKLMVSTLASGDTAPYVDISDIVMMPSVTDLAGLNGLSRVILHNAAQAIAGMALKPAEVAGGKPSLGLTMFGVTTTCVMALSDILRDRYDCMVFHATGTGGRTMEKLADSGMLSGILDITTTEVCDLLFSGVLPATEDRFGAVARTKLPYVGSVGALDMVNFWAVDTVPEKFRDRNLYRHNPNVTLMRTTADECRAIGTWIAERLNACSGPVRFLIPEKGVSALDIEGGAFFDPEADAALFEAIEGTLDQTPERRLVRLPLHINDPAFARAAADAFLEIARR, encoded by the coding sequence ATGAAACGCGTCTACGTGGTCGGCACCGCCGACACGAAGGGGGAAGAACTCGACTACCTCGCCGGCCTCATCGAGGCCGCGGGCGCCGTCGCAACGCGCGTCGACGTTGGAACGCGCGAAGCGAAAACCCGCGCGGACATCTCGCCCGACCAGATCGCCGCATTCCATCCGGAAGGCGCCGGCACCGTGCTCGGACTGGACGATCGCGGTCAGGCGGTCGCGGCCATGGGCAAGGCCTTCGCCGCCTTCATCCGGTCGCGCGACGACATTGCCGGCATCGTCGGCATCGGCGGCGGCGGCGGCACCTCCATCATCACCGCCGGGATGAGGGAACTCCCCTACGGCATCCCCAAGCTGATGGTCTCGACGCTCGCGTCCGGCGACACCGCGCCCTATGTCGACATTTCCGACATCGTCATGATGCCATCGGTGACCGACCTTGCCGGTCTCAACGGCCTGAGCCGCGTCATCCTCCACAACGCCGCGCAGGCGATCGCCGGGATGGCGCTGAAGCCGGCGGAGGTTGCGGGCGGAAAGCCTTCCCTCGGGCTGACGATGTTCGGCGTCACCACCACCTGCGTCATGGCGCTCTCCGACATCCTGCGCGACCGCTACGACTGCATGGTCTTCCACGCCACCGGCACCGGCGGTCGGACGATGGAAAAGCTCGCCGACAGCGGCATGCTGTCCGGCATCCTCGACATCACCACCACCGAGGTCTGCGACCTGCTCTTCAGCGGCGTTCTGCCGGCGACCGAGGACCGCTTCGGGGCGGTCGCTCGCACGAAGCTGCCCTATGTCGGCTCCGTCGGCGCGCTCGACATGGTGAACTTCTGGGCGGTCGACACGGTGCCGGAGAAATTCCGGGACCGGAACCTCTACCGCCATAATCCGAACGTCACGCTGATGCGGACCACCGCGGACGAGTGCCGCGCCATCGGCACGTGGATCGCGGAGAGGCTGAACGCCTGTTCCGGACCGGTGCGTTTCCTCATCCCCGAGAAGGGCGTCTCGGCGCTCGACATCGAGGGTGGCGCCTTCTTCGATCCGGAGGCCGACGCGGCGCTCTTCGAGGCGATCGAAGGGACGCTCGACCAGACCCCGGAGCGGCGGCTCGTCCGGTTGCCCCTCCATATCAACGATCCGGCCTTCGCCCGTGCCGCGGCCGACGCCTTCCTTGAAATCGCACGACGCTGA
- a CDS encoding phosphoenolpyruvate hydrolase family protein — protein MAGIPRKTILEKFRGMIAEGRPIVGGGAGTGLSAKSEEAGGIDLIIIYNSGRYRMAGRGSAAGLLAYGNANEIVKEMAVEVLPVVKNTPVLAGVNGTDPFVLMPRVLAELKDMGFSGVQNFPTIGLFDGTMRQSFEETGMGYSLEVDMIAAAHELDLLTTPYVFNPEEAVAMTRAGADIIVAHMGVTTGGSIGATSAKTLDQCVTEIDAIADAAMGERDDVIVLCHGGPISMPSDARHVLANCRICHGFFGASSMERLPAEKAIREQTAEFKNLPLRRV, from the coding sequence ATGGCCGGCATTCCACGCAAGACGATCCTCGAAAAGTTCCGCGGCATGATCGCCGAAGGCCGTCCCATCGTCGGCGGCGGCGCAGGCACCGGCCTGTCGGCCAAGTCGGAAGAAGCCGGCGGCATCGACCTGATCATCATCTACAATTCCGGCCGCTACCGCATGGCGGGCCGCGGCTCGGCGGCGGGGCTGCTCGCCTACGGAAACGCCAACGAGATCGTCAAGGAGATGGCGGTCGAGGTGCTGCCGGTGGTGAAGAACACGCCAGTGCTGGCCGGGGTCAACGGCACCGATCCCTTCGTCCTGATGCCGCGCGTCCTGGCGGAGCTGAAGGATATGGGCTTTTCCGGAGTGCAGAACTTTCCCACCATCGGCCTCTTCGACGGCACCATGCGCCAGAGTTTCGAGGAGACCGGCATGGGCTATTCGCTCGAGGTCGACATGATCGCCGCCGCGCATGAACTCGACCTGCTCACCACGCCCTACGTGTTCAACCCGGAAGAGGCCGTGGCGATGACGCGCGCCGGCGCCGACATCATCGTGGCCCACATGGGCGTCACGACCGGCGGCTCGATCGGCGCGACCTCGGCCAAGACGCTCGACCAGTGCGTGACCGAGATCGACGCCATCGCGGACGCGGCGATGGGTGAGCGCGACGACGTCATCGTGCTTTGCCACGGCGGCCCGATCAGCATGCCGTCCGATGCACGGCACGTGCTTGCCAACTGCCGAATTTGCCACGGTTTCTTTGGCGCAAGCTCCATGGAGCGCCTACCAGCCGAGAAGGCGATCCGCGAGCAGACTGCCGAATTCAAGAACCTGCCGCTGCGCAGGGTCTGA
- a CDS encoding cupin domain-containing protein yields MSGDRKMFVYPKNVDTFAFDWGRLALTVAPEVNGAQRFSGGVVDLPSGQGHTRHNHPGAEEIIFVISGRGEQMVEDENGNPITQEVGPGCTIYVPESRFHSTLNTGSEPMQLFVVYSPAGPELALRELPDFKLVKAEG; encoded by the coding sequence ATGAGCGGCGACCGGAAAATGTTCGTCTATCCGAAGAACGTCGACACCTTCGCCTTCGACTGGGGCCGTCTGGCGCTCACCGTCGCGCCGGAAGTGAACGGCGCACAGCGCTTTTCCGGTGGCGTCGTCGACCTGCCGAGCGGTCAGGGCCACACGCGCCACAACCATCCCGGCGCCGAGGAGATCATCTTCGTGATTTCGGGGCGCGGCGAACAGATGGTTGAGGACGAGAACGGCAATCCGATCACGCAGGAAGTCGGGCCGGGCTGCACGATCTACGTGCCCGAAAGCCGCTTCCACTCGACCCTCAACACCGGTTCTGAGCCGATGCAGCTTTTCGTGGTCTATTCGCCGGCCGGCCCGGAGCTCGCCCTGCGCGAACTGCCGGACTTCAAGCTAGTGAAGGCGGAAGGCTAA
- a CDS encoding M24 family metallopeptidase: MTIHQPGMARDVPFDTAKLDRLMEEAGIDVLLATSKHNTQYLLGGYRFIFFSAMDAIGHSRYLPVVAYEKGRPERSTFIGNRMEGGEHENHPFWTPSVQAATWTSHEAARLAVEHVRKLGLHNMRIGFEPAFMPVDAYRIIVDGLPDATMVGATGMMERMRAVKTSGELKKLRHASEMITDSMQATVAAAREGSTKSEIIERLRQEETKRGLQFEYCLLTLGSSHNRAASDQAWKPGEVLSIDSGGNHQGYIGDLCRMGILGEPDAELEDLLGQVDAVQQAAFAKVKAGAPGGELIEAGQSALKSSPVAGYTDFFAHGMGLITHEAPFLMTNHPVTYDGVDAERPLEAGMVISVETTMLHPKRGFIKLEDTLAITETGYEMFGDRGRGWNRGGTA; encoded by the coding sequence ATGACCATCCACCAACCTGGAATGGCACGGGACGTGCCGTTCGACACGGCCAAGCTGGACCGGCTGATGGAGGAGGCCGGCATCGACGTCCTGCTCGCGACATCCAAGCACAACACGCAGTACCTGCTCGGCGGCTACAGGTTCATCTTCTTCTCGGCGATGGATGCCATTGGCCACAGCCGCTACCTGCCGGTCGTGGCTTACGAGAAGGGGCGGCCTGAGCGTTCGACCTTCATCGGCAACCGCATGGAAGGCGGCGAGCACGAGAACCACCCGTTTTGGACGCCGTCGGTGCAGGCCGCGACATGGACGTCGCATGAGGCGGCGCGGCTCGCGGTGGAGCACGTCCGGAAGCTCGGGCTACACAATATGCGGATCGGCTTCGAGCCGGCCTTCATGCCGGTCGATGCCTACCGGATCATCGTCGACGGCCTGCCGGATGCTACCATGGTCGGCGCGACGGGCATGATGGAACGCATGCGCGCGGTGAAGACGTCGGGCGAACTGAAGAAGCTCAGGCACGCCTCAGAGATGATCACGGATTCCATGCAGGCGACCGTCGCCGCGGCGCGCGAGGGATCGACCAAGAGCGAGATCATCGAGCGGCTGCGGCAGGAGGAGACGAAGCGCGGGCTGCAGTTCGAATACTGCCTGCTGACGCTCGGCTCCAGCCACAATCGTGCCGCGTCGGACCAGGCGTGGAAGCCGGGAGAGGTGCTGTCGATCGATTCGGGCGGCAACCACCAGGGCTATATCGGTGATCTCTGCCGCATGGGCATCCTGGGCGAGCCGGATGCCGAACTGGAGGATTTGCTCGGACAGGTGGACGCCGTGCAGCAGGCGGCATTCGCGAAAGTGAAGGCCGGCGCGCCGGGCGGCGAGCTGATCGAAGCCGGGCAGAGCGCGCTGAAATCATCGCCCGTGGCAGGCTACACCGACTTCTTCGCGCACGGCATGGGGCTGATCACCCACGAAGCGCCCTTCCTGATGACCAACCACCCGGTAACCTACGACGGGGTCGATGCGGAGCGACCGCTGGAGGCGGGCATGGTGATCTCGGTCGAAACCACCATGCTTCACCCGAAACGCGGCTTCATCAAGCTGGAAGACACGCTGGCGATCACCGAAACCGGCTACGAAATGTTCGGCGATCGCGGGCGGGGCTGGAACCGGGGCGGGACGGCTTAG
- a CDS encoding phosphomannomutase, which produces MTTSAFKAYDIRGRIPAELNAPLVYRIAQAAASVLAPKTVVVGHDMRQDSPAFAQALSEGFLDSGVTVLPLGLCGTEEVYFNTDHHGADLGMMVTASHNPEDYNGIKLILKHAEAITRENGLAELEAAVYGGAEFSPVASFAERGRLRTRLEKGPYIDRLLSQVRGVRLKPMKVVCHAGNGCAGTIIDLLEDALPVEWIKIDHDPDPALPNGIPNPLLPEKRAKARAAVIENGADLGIAWDGDFDRCFFYDHRGNFVEGYYLVGLIAQTMLRSEPGGTILYDPRLTWNTEDLVRAAGGRPVMCKTGHAYFKQAMRRENAIYGGEMSAHHYFREFSCCDTGMLPWLMILVELSQTGRSLADLVEERIAAFPCSGEINFRVADTSAAIARVADAFAADGPEVIHLDGLSMAFEEWRFNLRGSNTEPLLRLNVESHGNPELVSAMTRRIGSLISE; this is translated from the coding sequence ATGACCACTTCCGCGTTCAAGGCGTACGACATCCGCGGGCGGATCCCGGCCGAACTCAACGCGCCGTTGGTCTACCGTATCGCGCAGGCCGCGGCCTCGGTGCTCGCACCGAAGACGGTCGTCGTTGGCCACGACATGCGTCAGGACAGCCCGGCCTTCGCGCAGGCGCTTTCGGAAGGATTTCTCGACAGCGGCGTCACCGTCCTGCCACTCGGGCTCTGCGGCACGGAAGAGGTCTATTTCAACACCGACCATCACGGCGCCGATCTCGGCATGATGGTCACGGCCAGCCACAATCCGGAAGACTACAACGGCATCAAGCTGATCCTGAAGCATGCCGAGGCTATCACCCGCGAGAACGGGCTGGCCGAGCTCGAAGCTGCCGTCTACGGCGGCGCGGAGTTTTCGCCCGTCGCGAGCTTCGCCGAGCGCGGGCGGCTGCGGACGCGGCTGGAGAAGGGACCCTATATCGACCGGTTGCTGAGCCAGGTGCGCGGTGTCCGGCTGAAGCCGATGAAGGTTGTCTGCCATGCCGGGAACGGCTGCGCGGGGACGATCATCGACCTGCTCGAGGACGCGCTGCCGGTGGAGTGGATCAAGATCGACCACGATCCCGATCCCGCGCTGCCCAACGGCATCCCCAATCCCCTCCTGCCGGAGAAGCGGGCGAAGGCGCGCGCGGCGGTGATCGAGAACGGCGCCGATCTGGGAATCGCGTGGGACGGCGATTTCGACCGCTGTTTCTTCTACGACCACCGGGGGAATTTCGTCGAAGGCTACTATCTGGTCGGGCTGATCGCCCAGACCATGCTGCGGTCGGAGCCCGGCGGAACGATCCTCTACGACCCGCGGCTCACCTGGAACACGGAGGACCTGGTCCGGGCCGCCGGCGGCAGGCCGGTCATGTGCAAGACCGGCCATGCCTATTTCAAGCAGGCGATGCGGCGCGAGAACGCGATCTATGGCGGCGAGATGAGCGCCCACCACTATTTCCGCGAGTTCAGCTGCTGCGACACCGGCATGCTGCCCTGGCTGATGATCCTGGTCGAACTCTCGCAGACCGGCCGCAGCCTGGCTGATCTCGTGGAGGAGAGGATTGCCGCTTTCCCGTGCTCCGGTGAGATCAATTTCCGCGTCGCCGATACGTCCGCGGCGATCGCAAGGGTCGCCGACGCCTTCGCCGCGGACGGGCCGGAGGTCATCCATCTCGATGGGCTGAGCATGGCCTTCGAGGAGTGGCGCTTCAACCTGCGCGGCTCGAACACCGAGCCCCTCTTACGGCTGAACGTGGAGTCGCACGGGAACCCGGAGCTGGTCTCGGCGATGACCCGACGGATCGGATCGCTCATCTCCGAATGA